From Bdellovibrionales bacterium, one genomic window encodes:
- a CDS encoding Hsp70 family protein, whose translation MYLGLDLGTSNSVIAGASEGAAQIFRPADGGDALPSVIYIDKRGHRLYGRRAYDQAMLAPENVAAGYKRLMGTATPITVAGQTLTPEECTAEIIRQLIGQASTDLGEDTFDGVVIAVPASFNQMQSEATLRAAKMAGLEQVDLIQEPVAAAMASMVEAKRSGKFLVYDLGGGTFDVALVEATQGQVKILAQQGVNMLGGRDFDRMIVHEIVRPWLLANFDLPDNFLRDPAYRRLAQIAQLAAERAKIDLSLLEEASIFASDDEVRLLDQSECEIFLDAPITRAQFEEILHKPVQHTLDLIVTLLAENEVEANQIDRIVFVGGPSRIPYIRRQVTETLGIVADLKTDPMTAVAEGAAYYCESRSFPAAQDALSWENSTPKETEAHAVMEEAPDLSFDYEARTPDDKAAITVHSAQDKGARRIRLMTEGWDSGMIPLSAGLTIEAPLQKVGENVFDVHVMDESGAQFEDHAERLKITRLVASPAAVPAAHSIAVKVRQSAEAEENNFLMLVNKGDPLPASGQLSLKSGAMLRARGAGVLGFEVFQVEYPERVELNLCVGALRIEGADLPSGTVIRLGDPILFDWQMNSGGVLRASVSLPASELVLPAKQFYAPQAAEISYDSEEGYAFTKALLTRALEDWGDLAAAVGPVTGPELALLKTRLDEQAEILEESKEDGETVRRISEEARFIRQESARLEIKYQGPVFQRRLGKLVAAYNRISRARAQEAENKAFDALAQRAQQELDERQEGPYGATQTALSQMKRLFFAIAWRNPAYVKAWFNRLKGEAWLYADKEAFAGMVKEGLSLIEKGEDEALRAVVEKMLEERLSLGTGDMAGDLATIMQG comes from the coding sequence ATGTATCTTGGTCTTGATCTCGGCACTTCCAACAGTGTGATTGCGGGCGCGTCCGAAGGAGCTGCGCAAATCTTTCGTCCTGCCGATGGTGGGGACGCGCTCCCTTCCGTTATTTACATCGATAAGCGCGGCCACCGTCTTTATGGCCGCCGCGCCTATGACCAAGCCATGCTCGCGCCCGAAAATGTCGCGGCGGGCTATAAGCGCCTGATGGGAACGGCAACGCCCATCACGGTGGCGGGACAAACACTGACGCCTGAAGAATGCACCGCCGAGATCATTCGCCAATTGATTGGGCAGGCCAGCACAGATTTGGGAGAGGACACGTTTGATGGCGTTGTCATCGCGGTTCCCGCCTCGTTCAATCAAATGCAGTCCGAAGCCACGCTTCGCGCCGCTAAAATGGCAGGTCTAGAGCAGGTGGATTTAATCCAAGAGCCGGTCGCGGCGGCTATGGCCTCCATGGTGGAGGCCAAGCGTTCTGGCAAGTTTTTGGTCTATGATTTGGGCGGCGGCACGTTTGATGTCGCGCTGGTTGAGGCGACACAGGGACAGGTTAAAATCCTAGCGCAGCAGGGCGTGAACATGCTGGGCGGTCGCGACTTTGATCGCATGATCGTGCATGAAATCGTGCGTCCTTGGCTTTTGGCCAACTTTGATTTGCCCGATAATTTTTTGCGCGATCCGGCTTATCGTCGCTTGGCTCAAATCGCCCAGCTTGCGGCAGAGCGCGCCAAAATCGACCTGTCGTTGCTAGAGGAAGCGTCCATTTTTGCCTCGGATGACGAAGTGCGCCTGCTGGATCAAAGCGAGTGCGAAATCTTTTTGGACGCGCCCATCACGCGCGCGCAATTTGAAGAAATTCTCCACAAGCCCGTTCAGCACACCCTTGATTTAATCGTAACGCTTCTTGCGGAAAACGAGGTTGAGGCCAACCAAATTGATCGCATCGTTTTTGTTGGCGGGCCCAGTCGCATTCCCTATATTCGTCGGCAGGTCACCGAGACGCTGGGCATCGTGGCGGATCTGAAAACGGATCCCATGACAGCGGTTGCCGAGGGCGCGGCCTATTATTGCGAAAGCCGCTCCTTTCCGGCGGCACAGGATGCCCTTTCATGGGAAAACAGCACACCAAAAGAAACGGAAGCGCATGCCGTTATGGAAGAGGCTCCTGACCTCTCCTTTGATTATGAGGCGCGCACGCCGGACGATAAAGCGGCTATCACCGTTCATTCTGCCCAAGACAAAGGCGCTCGCCGGATCCGCTTGATGACGGAAGGCTGGGATTCTGGCATGATTCCCCTTTCGGCAGGGCTAACCATCGAAGCGCCCTTGCAGAAGGTGGGCGAAAATGTTTTTGACGTGCACGTCATGGATGAAAGCGGCGCGCAGTTCGAAGATCATGCCGAGCGGCTAAAAATTACACGTCTTGTGGCCTCCCCCGCCGCTGTGCCCGCCGCGCACAGTATTGCTGTGAAAGTGCGTCAATCAGCCGAGGCCGAGGAAAACAACTTCCTTATGCTTGTGAACAAGGGCGACCCCCTGCCCGCTTCTGGACAGCTTTCTCTTAAAAGCGGCGCGATGCTTAGGGCCAGGGGCGCTGGCGTCCTTGGCTTTGAGGTGTTTCAGGTCGAATATCCCGAACGGGTTGAGCTTAACCTGTGCGTCGGGGCCTTGCGTATTGAGGGGGCGGATCTTCCCTCGGGGACGGTGATCCGTCTTGGCGATCCGATCCTTTTCGATTGGCAAATGAACAGTGGGGGCGTGCTTCGCGCTTCGGTGTCGCTTCCTGCTAGCGAGCTGGTTTTACCGGCCAAACAATTTTATGCGCCGCAGGCGGCCGAGATTTCCTATGATAGCGAAGAGGGTTATGCCTTTACCAAGGCTCTTTTGACGCGTGCGTTAGAGGATTGGGGTGATTTAGCGGCCGCTGTTGGCCCTGTGACGGGGCCAGAGCTCGCTCTCCTTAAGACGCGCCTTGATGAGCAAGCCGAAATTTTAGAAGAGTCCAAAGAGGACGGCGAAACCGTCCGTCGCATTTCCGAAGAGGCGCGGTTTATCCGGCAGGAATCGGCGCGGCTTGAGATAAAGTATCAAGGCCCCGTGTTTCAACGGCGGTTGGGCAAACTTGTTGCAGCCTATAACCGCATAAGCCGTGCGCGGGCGCAAGAGGCCGAGAACAAGGCGTTCGACGCCCTCGCGCAGCGCGCGCAACAAGAGCTTGATGAACGGCAGGAAGGCCCCTATGGCGCGACGCAAACGGCGCTCTCGCAAATGAAGAGGCTTTTCTTCGCCATTGCGTGGCGCAATCCGGCCTATGTCAAGGCGTGGTTTAATCGGCTTAAGGGCGAGGCGTGGCTTTATGCTGACAAAGAAGCCTTTGCGGGCATGGTCAAAGAAGGCCTGTCGTTGATTGAAAAAGGTGAGGACGAAGCCCTGCGGGCCGTGGTCGAAAAAATGCTTGAAGAGCGCCTCTCCTTGGGGACAGGCGACATGGCGGGCGATCTTGCGACCATTATGCAGGGATAG